The Campylobacter sp. genome contains the following window.
GGCGTGATGAAAAGCGCCTACGCGCGCGAGTTTATAGACAAGGTCGATTTTACGGGTGTTTCTACGCTGCTTGATTTCGCATGCGGAGCGGGCGCGCTAAGCGTGCTGGCGGCGGAAAAGGTGGATCAAATTTACGGCTATGACTTTTCGCCCAAAATGCTGGAATTTGCCCGCGAAAACGCTCAAATTTACGGCGCAAAAAACGCGAAATTTGCGCAAAAAGCCTTTGAGGACGACTGGTCGGACGTGCCTGCGTGCGATATCGTCTTTGCTTCGCGCTGCCTTGAGGTGGACGATCTAAAAACCGCGCTTAATAAGCTTCTTTCAAAGACTAAAAAATCGCTTTACATCACGTTTAAGGTGGGTGGCAGCTTCGTGGACGGGGATATTTTAGACGCGATAGGGCGCGAAGTGGAGCAAAAGCCAGGCTTCGTTTATCTTTTAAACATCCTGTTTCAAATGGACTATTTGCCGAGTCTCAGCTATATCAAAGCCCAGTGCCACGGCGGTGGAGCGAAAAGCGCGGAGGAGTTTATGCAAAAGACGCGCTGGATGCTAGGCGACGAGCTAAGCGGCGCGGAGGAAGCGCGGCTAGCGGAGTATTTCAACAGCGGCAAATACGAGCCAAAGCGGGATTTTATGCACTGGGCGTTCGTGCGGGTGGATAAAATGGATGAGCCTTAGTTTGGTTGCCTTATTTTATGAATGAAGCAAGATAAATTTTGAAGCTAAATTTAGCTAGAAATGAAGCGTAAATTTAGCCTGCTAAAAATTTTATCGATTAAATTGCGAGAGCCGGTAAGTATTCGCTTTTAAAATTTAATGAGAAATCGGGATCGCTTGTCCGCTAAAAAAGAAGCAAGTCAAAAAACTCGCTTCATTAAATTTAAAACGCCACGGAGTAAAAAAGCAAAATTTGAGCTAAAATAACCGAGAAAGGCGGTAAAATGCAAACGCAAAAAGACAAAATCCCCGCGGACATCAGCCAAATTCCGCAAGAAATTTTAAAAAGCTACGATAGATTTCGCTTTTGTAGATATCTGTTTTTCGGGGCACTTTTGACCTTCCTGATTTATATCATCGTGTTTCTTACGTTTGTACATAATGCGCCCATAATGTCGTTTTCATGCATGCTCACGCTATCTGCGATAAATATACTCGTCTGCCTAAACAGGCTGAAGTATAAAAAATACGCCCTGCTCTTATTTAGCGATGCAGATAAGGCCTTTATGCTTATATGGATACATGTGGCTACGATATTTTACGTCCTTTATGCTTTGGCCGGATTTTATTTACAGATAAAATATCACATAGACTGGGATACACGTCAGATTATACCCGCTATTTTTATCGCTATTCCGGTGGCGATAATAACATATAACGCAAATCCGGAATTTGACGCCGATGAGACCGTGTATCTACCGGCGCCAAAATCGCAGACAAAAATTAGCAGAGCGATCGCTGATAAAATTTCCGGCGAGCAAAATTTTAACAAAACAAACGGCGAGGCGCAAGGCGCCCAAGATGAAACTGCTAAATTTGAGCAAAAATTTAATGACGCGAGCCTTGAAACAGAATCTATCCAAAGCAAAGAGGAAGCGCTAGAGTACGGCAAAGCTCTAGCACG
Protein-coding sequences here:
- a CDS encoding class I SAM-dependent methyltransferase; translation: MMILASNYYEIDFDALYKAQKAKSSFGKKLAEHWDKKAPSFSEGVMKSAYAREFIDKVDFTGVSTLLDFACGAGALSVLAAEKVDQIYGYDFSPKMLEFARENAQIYGAKNAKFAQKAFEDDWSDVPACDIVFASRCLEVDDLKTALNKLLSKTKKSLYITFKVGGSFVDGDILDAIGREVEQKPGFVYLLNILFQMDYLPSLSYIKAQCHGGGAKSAEEFMQKTRWMLGDELSGAEEARLAEYFNSGKYEPKRDFMHWAFVRVDKMDEP